One Corynebacterium appendicis CIP 107643 DNA window includes the following coding sequences:
- the pgm gene encoding phosphoglucomutase (alpha-D-glucose-1,6-bisphosphate-dependent): MAHERAGQPARPEDLIDIAEVVTAYYTRDIDAADPDQQVAFGTSGHRGSSLDNAFNQQHIWATTQAIVDYRRENSIDGPVYIGRDTHALSEPAMVSALEVLIGNDVAVLVDAAGRYTPTPAVSHAILAHNAKLAGGVTGTDPKRADGIVITPSHNPPRDGGFKYNPPSGGPADTDATDWIAARANEYLAKGLDGVRRTAVSGVLDERAGTHPFMDNYVADLPNVVDIDAIRGAGVRIGADPMGGASVDYWGAIAEAHKLDLTVVNPTVDATWRFMTLDTDGKIRMDCSSPNSMASLVANRDKYDIATGNDADADRHGIVTPDAGLMNPNHYLAVAIEYLFTHRDGWGADTAVGKTLVSSSMIDRVVASLDKKLVEVPVGFKWFVPGLIDGAVGFGGEESAGASFLRTDGTVWSTDKDGLIMDLLAAEITAVTGKTPSQRYAELEQEFGAPVYARTDAEANREQKATLKKLSPDQVTATTLAGDPITAKLTEAPGNGAAIGGLKVTTDNAWFAARPSGTEDKYKIYAESFSGEEHLKQVQKEAQELVSSVLGE, encoded by the coding sequence ATGGCACACGAGCGAGCCGGCCAGCCGGCACGTCCCGAGGATCTGATCGACATCGCGGAGGTGGTCACCGCCTACTACACGCGCGACATCGACGCGGCGGACCCGGACCAGCAGGTCGCGTTCGGCACGTCCGGCCACCGCGGGTCGAGCCTGGACAACGCGTTCAACCAGCAGCACATCTGGGCGACGACGCAGGCGATCGTCGACTACCGTCGCGAGAACAGCATCGACGGGCCCGTCTACATCGGCCGCGACACGCACGCACTCAGCGAACCAGCGATGGTGTCGGCGCTCGAGGTGCTCATCGGCAACGATGTCGCAGTGCTTGTCGACGCCGCGGGGCGCTACACTCCGACCCCCGCCGTGTCCCACGCGATCCTCGCGCACAACGCGAAGCTGGCTGGCGGTGTCACCGGCACGGATCCGAAGCGGGCCGACGGTATCGTCATCACTCCGTCCCACAACCCACCGCGCGACGGCGGCTTCAAATACAACCCGCCGTCGGGCGGTCCAGCCGACACTGACGCGACGGACTGGATCGCCGCACGGGCGAACGAGTACCTGGCCAAAGGGCTCGACGGTGTGCGCCGCACGGCGGTGAGCGGCGTGCTCGACGAGCGCGCGGGTACACACCCCTTCATGGACAACTACGTCGCGGACCTGCCGAATGTCGTGGATATCGACGCAATCCGGGGCGCAGGCGTGCGCATCGGCGCGGACCCGATGGGTGGCGCGAGCGTGGACTACTGGGGCGCGATCGCCGAGGCACACAAGCTCGACCTCACGGTGGTGAACCCGACGGTGGACGCCACCTGGCGGTTCATGACGCTGGACACCGACGGCAAGATCCGCATGGACTGCTCCTCGCCGAATTCCATGGCGAGTCTCGTTGCCAACCGCGATAAATACGACATTGCGACGGGCAATGACGCGGACGCGGACCGCCACGGCATCGTCACCCCGGATGCTGGGCTGATGAACCCGAACCACTATCTGGCCGTGGCCATCGAGTACCTGTTCACCCACCGCGACGGCTGGGGCGCGGATACCGCCGTGGGCAAGACACTCGTGTCTTCCTCGATGATTGATCGCGTTGTGGCGTCGCTGGACAAGAAGCTGGTCGAGGTGCCCGTCGGCTTCAAGTGGTTCGTGCCCGGGCTTATCGACGGCGCGGTCGGTTTCGGCGGCGAAGAATCCGCGGGTGCCTCCTTCCTGCGCACAGACGGCACCGTATGGTCGACCGACAAGGACGGCCTGATCATGGATCTGCTCGCCGCCGAGATCACCGCGGTGACCGGGAAGACTCCGTCGCAGCGCTACGCGGAACTGGAGCAGGAATTCGGCGCACCGGTCTACGCCCGCACCGACGCCGAGGCAAACCGCGAGCAGAAGGCGACGTTGAAGAAGCTCTCCCCGGACCAGGTCACGGCCACCACGCTGGCGGGCGACCCGATCACCGCGAAGCTCACCGAAGCACCCGGCAACGGCGCGGCCATCGGCGGGCTCAAGGTCACCACCGACAACGCCTGGTTCGCCGCGCGCCCGTCCGGCACGGAAGATAAATACAAGATTTACGCCGAATCATTCAGCGGTGAGGAGCACCTGAAGCAGGTGCAGAAGGAAGCCCAAGAGCTGGTCAGTTCAGTGCTCGGCGAATAA
- a CDS encoding MauE/DoxX family redox-associated membrane protein, producing the protein MDGAEPGAGETSTSERVLDVLSALARFGLAVMWIVRGTTKLGNHMTVARNIEAYDIFTPYWSSLLANLIGPLELAGGLILLLGIKIRPAGWVSFGVLLLFVIGLSSAYARGLQIDCGCLAPDPGNPSGDLLWDIIRDIGLIAVTLFMIYRPFKKFALYP; encoded by the coding sequence CTGGACGGCGCGGAGCCGGGAGCAGGGGAGACGTCGACAAGCGAACGCGTGCTCGACGTGCTCTCCGCGCTCGCTCGCTTCGGTCTCGCCGTGATGTGGATTGTCAGGGGCACGACAAAACTCGGCAACCACATGACGGTGGCGCGGAATATCGAAGCATACGATATTTTCACCCCGTACTGGTCGAGTCTGCTGGCGAACCTCATCGGCCCGCTGGAACTCGCTGGCGGCCTGATCCTGCTGCTGGGCATCAAAATCCGGCCCGCTGGTTGGGTGTCGTTCGGCGTGCTCCTCTTGTTCGTCATCGGCCTTTCGTCCGCGTATGCCCGTGGACTGCAGATCGACTGCGGCTGTCTCGCGCCGGACCCGGGAAACCCCAGCGGTGACCTGCTCTGGGACATCATCCGCGACATCGGCCTGATCGCCGTGACGCTGTTCATGATCTACCGCCCGTTTAAGAAATTCGCGCTGTACCCGTAG
- a CDS encoding FluC/FEX family fluoride channel — MTPRTPQYQGPEGVVGSHLLEALSTEDGIRTVFLLFVLVGAGAFLGGMARSALSTLLPGRTGTFAANMVGSAVVGFSAALPVLWPAFLGAGFAGAVSTLSTMAKEMGAMVRQKQWWPLARYVLVTCAFGIVAAWFGLKYGLRVMPAF, encoded by the coding sequence GTGACTCCCCGCACCCCGCAGTACCAGGGCCCCGAGGGCGTCGTCGGCAGCCATCTGCTCGAAGCGCTGAGCACCGAAGACGGCATCCGCACTGTGTTCCTGCTCTTCGTGCTCGTTGGCGCGGGCGCTTTCCTCGGGGGCATGGCCCGCTCGGCCTTGAGCACGCTTCTGCCCGGCAGGACCGGTACCTTCGCAGCCAATATGGTGGGGTCCGCCGTCGTCGGCTTCTCCGCCGCCCTCCCTGTGCTGTGGCCTGCTTTCCTCGGCGCCGGATTCGCCGGAGCCGTGTCCACGCTGTCGACGATGGCGAAGGAGATGGGCGCGATGGTGCGGCAGAAGCAGTGGTGGCCGCTTGCCCGCTACGTTCTTGTCACCTGCGCGTTCGGTATTGTCGCGGCGTGGTTCGGACTCAAATACGGGCTGCGCGTCATGCCTGCCTTCTAG
- a CDS encoding CrcB family protein, translating into MVNTAFKEALAVGFGASFGALARFAFTPLIAPEPPSEIVIIFIINAIGCFLMGRFDPGPFWGRGMIGGFTTFSAVSFLAMQSSAFIALIYMAGTMIVALAAWELGDALRRRRDRPQEVTP; encoded by the coding sequence GTGGTGAACACGGCATTCAAAGAAGCTCTCGCGGTCGGTTTCGGCGCGTCTTTCGGCGCACTCGCGCGCTTCGCGTTCACCCCGCTGATCGCGCCGGAGCCGCCGTCCGAGATCGTCATCATCTTCATCATCAATGCGATCGGCTGCTTCCTCATGGGCCGTTTCGACCCGGGCCCGTTCTGGGGCCGCGGCATGATCGGCGGCTTCACCACGTTTTCCGCCGTGTCGTTCCTGGCCATGCAGTCCAGCGCTTTCATCGCGCTCATCTACATGGCCGGCACCATGATCGTCGCGCTCGCAGCATGGGAACTCGGCGACGCTTTACGACGCCGCCGTGACCGCCCCCAGGAGGTGACACCGTGA